One genomic region from Egicoccus sp. AB-alg6-2 encodes:
- a CDS encoding endonuclease/exonuclease/phosphatase family protein: MRTIAALHALLTVVMLVLWLAVGDTPWTALANLATFWWTVPALGLMLVALLRRDGRALALFAVPGLLWLWAYGSAFTGGPVEAAADLRVANFNTFVHAEGEQHVLDLVEETDPDVLVLQEVFPPRQQALELALAGDLPYHHVEQSPGVGGVGVWSRHPITDVRLVDEASQVSRTTFVVTIDVDGRPLQVVPAHLISPCPTCGASILERLELEGDVRRAEIGNALAALSPGTPVVVAGDLNSNERSVAYRRLTAAGFRDPQREVGEGMGFTWPADRRVPALVRIDWILVRDLDPVAAWVDEARGSDHRPVVVDLAFPTQEG; this comes from the coding sequence TTGCGGACGATCGCCGCCCTCCACGCGCTGCTCACCGTGGTCATGCTCGTGCTGTGGCTCGCCGTGGGCGACACGCCGTGGACGGCGCTGGCGAACCTGGCCACGTTCTGGTGGACCGTGCCGGCCCTCGGGCTGATGCTCGTGGCGCTGCTGCGGCGCGACGGCCGAGCGTTGGCGCTGTTCGCGGTACCGGGCCTGTTGTGGCTGTGGGCCTACGGCAGCGCGTTCACCGGTGGACCGGTCGAGGCGGCGGCGGACCTGCGCGTGGCCAACTTCAACACGTTCGTCCACGCCGAGGGCGAACAGCACGTCCTGGACCTCGTCGAGGAGACCGATCCGGACGTGCTCGTGCTGCAGGAGGTGTTCCCGCCCCGTCAGCAGGCACTCGAGCTGGCACTGGCCGGGGACCTGCCCTACCACCACGTCGAGCAGAGCCCCGGCGTCGGTGGTGTCGGCGTGTGGTCGCGTCATCCCATCACCGACGTCCGTCTCGTCGACGAGGCGTCGCAGGTGTCGCGCACGACGTTCGTGGTCACGATCGACGTGGACGGCCGCCCGCTGCAGGTCGTGCCGGCCCATCTGATCTCGCCCTGCCCGACCTGTGGCGCGTCGATCCTCGAGCGGCTCGAGCTCGAGGGCGACGTGCGCCGGGCCGAGATCGGCAACGCGCTCGCGGCGTTGTCGCCCGGCACCCCGGTGGTGGTCGCGGGCGACCTCAACTCCAACGAGCGCTCGGTCGCCTACCGGCGCCTGACCGCGGCCGGCTTCCGCGACCCCCAGCGCGAAGTCGGCGAAGGGATGGGGTTCACCTGGCCGGCCGACCGTCGGGTCCCTGCGCTCGTGCGGATCGACTGGATACTGGTGCGCGACCTCGACCCGGTCGCAGCCTGGGTCGACGAGGCGCGCGGCTCGGACCATCGGCCGGTCGTCGTCGACCTCGCCTTCCCGACACAGGAGGGATGA
- a CDS encoding nitroreductase/quinone reductase family protein produces MDVPAELLDEHYCLLSTQGRVTARRHTAELWFVPAEGGVYLMSGSGGLTQWCLNLQHEEQGVLRIDGQGWLGRASFLPPDDPRREEALRAFHDKYDPPGKDRVEPWMRNATVATLVLTRKLEP; encoded by the coding sequence GTGGACGTGCCGGCAGAGCTGCTCGACGAGCACTACTGCCTGCTGTCGACGCAGGGGCGGGTCACCGCCAGGCGGCACACGGCCGAGTTGTGGTTCGTGCCCGCCGAGGGCGGTGTGTACCTGATGTCGGGCTCGGGTGGGCTGACGCAGTGGTGCCTCAACCTGCAGCACGAGGAACAGGGTGTCCTGCGCATCGACGGGCAGGGCTGGCTCGGTCGCGCCTCGTTCCTGCCGCCCGACGACCCACGCCGCGAAGAGGCGCTGCGCGCCTTCCACGACAAGTACGACCCGCCCGGCAAGGACCGCGTCGAACCGTGGATGCGCAACGCCACGGTCGCGACGCTGGTGCTGACCCGGAAGCTGGAACCGTGA
- a CDS encoding maleylpyruvate isomerase N-terminal domain-containing protein yields the protein MIVPTFLATAGVAGHLLGDDAVARRWHEDSALTGYTVGGLAAHLSRALLTVAVYLDTATTDVPASTDAVGYFLAVLGDHDPVASAFHRAVRERATASADAGPQAVHAAFTEAHRSLAERLSPETVAATVTVLDGVTLQVGDYLRTRLVELVVHLDDLAVSVDLEPPAVAEDAYEVVAATLARLAARRLGGLDVVRSLARRERHPDAVRAL from the coding sequence GTGATCGTCCCCACCTTCCTCGCGACGGCCGGGGTGGCCGGGCACCTCCTCGGCGACGACGCCGTCGCCCGCCGATGGCACGAGGACAGCGCCCTGACGGGCTACACGGTCGGTGGCCTGGCCGCCCACCTGTCGCGGGCGCTGCTGACGGTCGCGGTCTACCTCGACACCGCCACGACGGACGTACCGGCCTCCACCGATGCCGTCGGCTACTTCCTGGCCGTGCTCGGCGACCACGACCCGGTGGCGAGCGCGTTCCACCGCGCGGTCCGCGAGCGCGCCACCGCGTCGGCCGACGCCGGACCGCAGGCGGTGCACGCCGCGTTCACCGAGGCGCACCGGAGCCTGGCCGAGCGCCTGTCGCCGGAGACGGTGGCGGCCACGGTCACGGTGCTCGACGGCGTGACGCTGCAGGTCGGCGACTACCTGCGGACCCGCCTCGTCGAACTGGTCGTGCACCTCGACGACCTGGCGGTGAGCGTCGACCTCGAGCCGCCGGCCGTTGCCGAGGATGCCTACGAGGTCGTCGCCGCGACGCTGGCGCGCCTCGCGGCCCGTCGGCTCGGCGGGCTCGACGTCGTCCGCTCGTTGGCGCGTCGCGAACGACACCCCGACGCCGTCCGCGCCCTGTGA
- a CDS encoding MGMT family protein yields the protein MTPPDRHAADAPPLPPGGHPDPPDRLTPFQQAVVALVRDLAPGEVVTYADVAAEIGRPGSAQAVANVLRRVPGLPWWRVIPSTGRVYRTHADVQIPLLRAEGVEVDDGRHVAPTLR from the coding sequence GTGACACCGCCCGACCGGCACGCCGCGGACGCGCCCCCGCTGCCGCCGGGCGGGCACCCCGACCCGCCGGACCGGCTCACCCCGTTCCAGCAGGCCGTCGTGGCCCTCGTGCGCGACCTGGCACCGGGCGAGGTCGTGACCTATGCCGACGTCGCCGCGGAGATCGGCCGACCCGGGAGCGCGCAGGCCGTCGCCAACGTCCTGCGACGGGTTCCCGGCCTGCCGTGGTGGCGCGTGATCCCCTCGACCGGGCGGGTCTACCGCACGCATGCCGACGTGCAGATACCACTGCTGCGCGCCGAGGGGGTCGAGGTCGACGACGGCCGCCACGTCGCGCCGACCCTCCGGTAG
- a CDS encoding NUDIX hydrolase, producing MTDPPRPRSGLRAHYVRRVTPDDVGSRVSVRHLVPDPDRGPTPTDVVGRLLVMDDDVLLLVDRDGQLVVVDATAVVASRVVPPHPRLPPEPEGVGTQERPLVRRAARVVLLDPLERVLLVAHAPSSTRRVWTAPGGGLTPGETHEEAAVRELREELGLMPELGPWIWRRRVQFPFRGVWLDQDERWFLARAEVDVAAAPLDDLGAVEARWWTLEELSTTRELLAPSALPEHLVALRAEGLPPEPVDVGH from the coding sequence ATGACCGATCCACCCCGCCCCCGATCCGGCCTGCGCGCCCACTACGTCCGGCGCGTGACCCCCGACGACGTGGGCTCGCGTGTCTCCGTCCGTCACCTGGTGCCCGATCCCGACCGGGGCCCGACGCCGACCGACGTCGTGGGACGGCTGCTGGTGATGGACGACGACGTCCTGCTGCTCGTCGACCGCGATGGTCAGCTCGTGGTCGTCGACGCGACGGCGGTGGTGGCCTCGCGCGTCGTGCCGCCGCATCCGCGACTGCCGCCCGAACCGGAGGGGGTCGGGACGCAGGAGCGGCCCCTGGTCCGCCGGGCGGCTCGGGTCGTGCTGCTCGACCCGCTCGAGCGTGTGCTGCTGGTCGCGCACGCGCCGTCCTCGACCCGCCGCGTGTGGACCGCTCCCGGGGGCGGGCTGACGCCCGGTGAGACCCACGAGGAGGCGGCCGTGCGCGAACTACGCGAAGAACTCGGACTCATGCCCGAACTCGGACCCTGGATCTGGCGCCGACGGGTGCAGTTCCCGTTCCGGGGCGTGTGGCTCGACCAGGACGAACGGTGGTTCCTGGCCCGGGCCGAGGTGGACGTGGCCGCCGCGCCGCTGGACGACCTCGGCGCCGTCGAGGCCCGCTGGTGGACCCTCGAGGAGCTGTCGACGACCCGCGAACTGCTCGCCCCGTCGGCGCTGCCCGAGCACCTGGTCGCCCTGCGCGCCGAGGGCCTGCCACCCGAGCCCGTCGACGTCGGCCACTGA
- a CDS encoding Ppx/GppA phosphatase family protein, with amino-acid sequence MRAAVLDLGSNSFHVLVADVADGRVVPVMRQREMLHLGAVVARHGDVPADALATAAATAGHLADLAHRSGAEQLTAVATAAIRDAGNGAEVLRAMEAATGVAVQVLPGLEEARLSYLGVRSAVAVDAEPLLVLDLGGGSLELAVGRGAEVGWSASTPLGASRLSALLEHDPPRDADLRHLRAAVADALDPLVAEVAAHAPAGVVAVGGTVRALARVLAADDGRWLPADTVTNQFTMAVDALRRMRDRLLELDDAGRLDVPAMKDSRADHIHVAAVVLVEVFDRLGITQATVADAGLREGILLDAAAAEVVSASRLREREIERVATTFLAADDAHPEHVATLAGLLFDELVDLHALGDDDRELLQHAARLHTIGEALALRRSHRHGAYLLEHAELRGFAPAEVAALTTMVRFHGARGLDGKFPPAAGLDPARRGRVERLLTLLQLADVLDAARDQAVHDVHADDDGRRVTVAVAGDPHLAASDVERRAGWFRRVYDRDIRLVDAETGDELV; translated from the coding sequence ATGCGCGCCGCCGTCCTCGACCTCGGCAGCAACTCCTTCCACGTGCTGGTCGCCGACGTCGCCGACGGCCGGGTCGTCCCCGTCATGCGACAGCGCGAGATGCTCCACCTCGGCGCGGTGGTGGCGAGGCACGGCGACGTCCCCGCCGACGCCCTGGCCACGGCGGCCGCCACCGCCGGCCACCTCGCCGACCTCGCGCACCGCAGCGGTGCCGAGCAGCTGACCGCGGTGGCGACGGCGGCGATCCGCGATGCCGGCAACGGGGCCGAGGTCCTGCGCGCGATGGAGGCGGCCACCGGGGTGGCGGTGCAGGTCCTGCCCGGCCTCGAGGAGGCGAGGCTGTCCTACCTCGGGGTGCGTTCGGCGGTCGCCGTCGACGCCGAGCCGCTGCTGGTCCTCGACCTCGGCGGCGGTTCGCTGGAGCTGGCGGTCGGCCGGGGCGCCGAGGTCGGCTGGTCGGCGTCGACGCCCCTCGGCGCGAGCCGCCTGAGCGCGCTGCTCGAGCACGACCCACCCCGTGACGCCGACCTGCGGCACCTGCGGGCGGCCGTCGCCGACGCGCTGGACCCCCTCGTCGCCGAGGTCGCCGCACACGCACCAGCCGGGGTGGTCGCGGTGGGCGGCACCGTCCGGGCGTTGGCACGGGTGCTCGCCGCGGACGACGGTCGCTGGCTGCCCGCCGACACGGTGACCAACCAGTTCACCATGGCGGTCGACGCCCTGCGCCGCATGCGTGACCGGCTGCTCGAACTCGACGATGCCGGACGACTGGACGTGCCCGCGATGAAGGACAGCCGCGCCGACCACATCCACGTCGCCGCGGTGGTCCTGGTCGAGGTGTTCGATCGGCTCGGGATCACGCAGGCGACGGTCGCCGACGCGGGGCTGCGCGAGGGCATCCTCCTCGACGCCGCCGCGGCCGAGGTCGTCTCTGCCTCCCGGTTGCGCGAGCGCGAGATCGAGCGGGTCGCGACCACCTTCCTCGCCGCCGACGACGCCCACCCCGAACACGTCGCCACCCTGGCGGGGCTGCTCTTCGACGAACTCGTCGACCTGCACGCGCTGGGCGACGACGACCGCGAGCTGCTGCAGCACGCCGCACGCCTGCACACCATCGGCGAGGCGCTGGCGCTCCGCCGCTCGCACCGTCACGGGGCCTACCTGCTGGAGCACGCCGAGCTGCGGGGCTTCGCGCCGGCCGAGGTGGCGGCCCTCACCACGATGGTGCGCTTCCACGGCGCGCGCGGCCTCGACGGCAAGTTCCCGCCGGCCGCCGGCCTGGACCCGGCGCGCCGTGGACGCGTCGAGCGGCTGTTGACGTTGCTGCAGCTCGCCGACGTGCTCGACGCGGCGCGCGACCAGGCGGTCCACGACGTGCACGCCGACGACGACGGGCGACGCGTGACCGTCGCCGTGGCCGGCGACCCCCACCTGGCCGCGTCCGACGTGGAGCGCCGCGCGGGGTGGTTCCGGCGGGTGTACGACCGCGACATCCGGCTCGTCGACGCCGAGACCGGCGACGAACTCGTGTGA